Proteins encoded in a region of the Thunnus thynnus chromosome 8, fThuThy2.1, whole genome shotgun sequence genome:
- the LOC137187213 gene encoding ELAV-like protein 1 isoform X3: MIKDANLYISGLPRTLSQQDLEDMFARFGHIINSRVLVDQASGLSRGVAFIRFDKRAEAEDAVKHLNGHTPPGSSEPITVKFAANPNQARNSQMMSQVYHGQSRRFGGPVHHQAQRFRFSPMSVDHMGGGGGVSGSSSAGWCIFIYNLGQDADEAILWQMFGPFGAVVNVKVIRDFNTNKCKGFGFVTMTNYEEAAMAIHSLNGYRLGDKVLQVSFKTSKGHK, translated from the exons ATGATCAAAGATGCAAATCTGTACATCAGTGGGCTGCCGAGGACGCTGAGTCAGCAGGACCTGGAGGACATGTTTGCTCGCTTCGGACACATCATCAACTCCAGAGTGCTGGTGGACCAGGCCTCCG GTCTGTCCCGGGGCGTGGCCTTCATCCGGTTTGACAAGAGGGCCGAGGCAGAAGACGCCGTCAAACACCTCAACGGGCACACGCCTCCCGGCAGCTctgagccaatcacagtcaAGTTTGCGGCCAATCCCAATCAGGCCAGGAACTCTCAGATGATGTCACAGGTCTACCATGGCCAATCACGGCGCTTTGGAGGACCTGTCCATCACCAGGCCCAAAGGTTCAG ATTCTCTCCAATGAGCGTTGACCACATGGGCGGAGGGGGCGGAGTCTCAGGAAGCTCGTCCGCCGGTTGGTGCATCTTCATCTACAATCTGGGCCAGGACGCCGACGAAGCCATTCTTTGGCAGATGTTTGGGCCGTTCGGCGCCGTCGTCAACGTGAAAGTGATCCGAGACTTCAACACCAACAAGTGCAAAGGCTTCGGCTTCGTTACCATGACGAACTACGAGGAGGCTGCCATGGCGATTCACAGCCTGAACGGGTACCGCCTGGGGGACAAAGTCCTGCAGGTGTCCTTCAAGACCAGCAAGGGACACAAGTAG